In Daphnia magna isolate NIES linkage group LG5, ASM2063170v1.1, whole genome shotgun sequence, a single genomic region encodes these proteins:
- the LOC116923643 gene encoding atrophin-1 encodes MATLQYHQQQQHQRFYNTLGGQSSSGNRPSTMQRRKNQGQEDGPTPICRCRVLYLGSAVPQVTKDGLQGIQEPLRELYPEGGAMGAKGIDSWLSVWSNGLLLENVDENHQRVTRFFPIDSLHYCAAVRYVLVPSTSPSAAGGGTGGGGGGSAAGSELGVGRMARFLPLDSPFARHPNIHHPPLFACIMRRTTGIKVLECHVFICKRETAANALVRCCFHAYADSTYAHHLEEEEQQGQQQGKNASKGTRPGTGRPSNGSAVVVSAESDTTLNSIEKVETWKLYQQQQQQQLSNGQSPKVAPEETAREGSTSSHGMGSASVSMLILDHGSAEEDNASSIVTGDQNHKIWLPSTGNSAGVPRRLAASGPVAPVADMYGGGNQATNTMRSVRSSTSSMMPNTLQTRSSRPRQILAPFAAPPPPPPLVQPTGLDEPDSKLLAKKMRKKRIGGRLGGSDVDDMSSVATGPINGGRRSSHSVFNFPIHRGGGGGGGGHPGMPPPPGYPMSYPFFPGQRQPPPPPPHGAYLVPMPIPLPAHISTNGKKSKGLKFGTFSARGVGKKMKTKNLQHPPGSMMFLPPHHLGQTPGPPVMAPPPMALGLPVPMMAPPLSMRRGSMMTTSAEEPIYMPSQVRPLSPIASYAPAHFPHEAYLMQQHYTTLVPQPKGSQQTTLTKLKKKDKMKKKMQQQQQMQPLHPLQMDPAQLSAMDGMSLHGEEVSLNSQSGGGGIYRKGHLNERAFSYSIRQEHRSRSYSSLAGLGVGGGSSGGGAATYPSGPEDLRAHDKKERELIQMVHDLDLSGDDLERSEVPLAMYPHHHRQQPR; translated from the exons ATGGCCACCCTGCAGTACcaccagcaacagcaacatcaACGATTCTACAACACTCTTGGAGGACAGTCTTCTTCAGGGAACAGGCCATCAACAATGCAGCGCAGGAAGAACCAGGGACAGGAAGATGGCCCAACCCCCATTTGCCGTTGTAGAGTGCTTTACCTGGGCTCAGCTGTTCCTCAAGTCACAAAAGATGGCCTCCAAGGCATTCAA GAGCCCTTAAGGGAACTTTATCCTGAGGGTGGAGCTATGGGCGCAAAAGGAATTGACTCTTGGCTGTCGGTATGGAGCAACGGGTTGTTGCTGGAGAATGTGGACGAAAACCATCAGCGCGTGACGCGGTTCTTTCCCATCGACTCCCTGCATTATTGTGCAGCCGTCCGCTACGTTTTAGTCCCGTCTACCTCTCCGTCAGCAGCCGGTGGGGGAactggtggtggtggtggtggcagTGCAGCGGGATCGGAATTGGGCGTCGGAAGAATGGCTCGTTTCCTGCCGCTCGACTCTCCATTCGCCAGGCACCCCAACATTCATCATCCACCCTTGTTTGCTTGCATAATGCGACGTACGACGGGCATCAAGGTGCTGGAATGTCACGTCTTTATTTGCAAACGAGAAACGGCCGCCAACGCGCTGGTCCGATGTTGTTTTCACGCCTACGCCGACTCGACTTACGCCCACCACCTGGAAGAGGAAGAACAACAGGGACAACAACAAGGCAAAAATGCGTCTAAAGGCACAAGACCGGGTACTGGACGGCCCAGCAATGGTTCGGCGGTCGTCGTCAGCGCAGAATCTGACACGACCCTCAACTCTATTGAAAAGGTCGAAACATGGAAACTctaccaacaacaacagcaacaacagttATCTAACGGCCAGTCGCCTAAAGTGGCGCCAGAAGAGACGGCCAGAGAGGGCAGCACCAGTAGCCACGGAATGGGCAGCGCATCCGTTTCGATGTTGATTCTCGATCACGGCTCGGCTGAAGAAGACAATGCCTCTTCTATCGTTACCGGAGATCAAAACCATAAGATTTGGTTGCCATCGACCGGCAACTCGGCTGGAGTTCCCCGCCGACTGGCCGCTTCCGGTCCAGTTGCGCCTGTGGCAGATATGTACGGCGGTGGCAACCAAGCGACTAATACGATGAGAAGCGTCCGCTCTTCCACGTCTTCCATGATGCCCAATACGCTACAGACGAGGTCATCCCGTCCCCGACAGATTTTAGCTCCTTTTGCCGCTCCACCACCACCGCCTCCCCTGGTGCAGCCGACCGGTTTGGACGAGCCGGACAGCAAGTTGTTGGCTAAGAAAATGCGAAAGAAACGGATTGGAGGGCGTTTAGGTGGAAGCGATGTTGACGACATGTCCTCCGTAGCAACTGGCCCCATCAATGGCGGTCGACGAAGTTCACACAGCGTTTTCAACTTCCCAATTCATCgtgggggaggaggaggaggaggaggtcACCCTGGTATGCCGCCACCTCCGGGCTATCCCATGAGTTACCCGTTTTTTCCTGGCCAACGCCAACCGCCGCCACCACCGCCACACGGAGCTTATCTCGTTCCCATGCCTATCCCATTGCCCGCGCACATTTCCACCAACGGGAAAAAGTCAAAAGGTTTAAAATTCGGCACTTTTAGCGCCCGTGGCGTcggcaagaaaatgaaaacgaaaaatctGCAACATCCGCCCGGAAGCATGATGTTTCTTCCACCCCATCATCTTGGCCAAACTCCCGGACCGCCCGTTATGGCTCCGCCACCCATGGCGTTGGGTTTGCCTGTGCCAATGATGGCTCCACCGCTGTCGATGCGACGGGGCTCGATGATGACGACATCGGCCGAAGAACCCATTTACATGCCGAGTCAGGTCCGTCCTCTCAGTCCCATCGCGTCCTACGCTCCAGCTCATTTCCCGCACGAAGCTTATCTAATGCAGCAGCACTACACGACGTTGGTTCCGCAACCGAAAGGCTCTCAGCAGACGACGCTCACGAAACtgaagaaaaaggacaagatgaagaagaagatgcaacaacagcagcaaatgcAGCCACTTCATCCATTGCAAATGGATCCAGCCCAGTTGAGCGCCATGGACGGAATGAGTTTGCATGGCGAAGAAGTGTCTTTGAATAGCCAGTCGGGCGGTGGAGGCATTTACCGCAAAGGGCATTTGAACGAAAGAGCCTTTTCATATTCAATCCGACAGGAGCATCGATCACGTTCTTATAGCTCTCTGGCTGGCCTGGGAGTTGGAGGAGGAAGTTCGGGTGGCGGTGCGGCTACCTATCCGTCTGGACCCGAAGATTTGCGTGCCCATGACAAGAAGGAGCGCGAGTTGATTCAAATGGTTCACGATCTAGATCTGTCGGGCGATGACCTGGAGCGGTCCGAAGTGCCGCTGGCCATGTATCCACATCACCATCGGCAGCAGCCTCGTTAA
- the LOC116923652 gene encoding arginine/serine-rich coiled-coil protein 2 isoform X1: MAGLVDYGVDSDRESNESPNNSSSFSVSHKGTETKPLPNDASKRTKETSFDKESRSSKSGHSNEVHKSSSSSSKHKDIDRHHKHRKQSRSRNRSRDRNSHSRKRSRSKERKEHHRDERKKRCRSKSRSRSRSSSLNRKDRKSSRRTRSQERREKKAATIARMGLDVTNVAASLAMPSSESKHPSVTNLSPMKQTSQFTSSAAGSSSAVSSAVQAAAQQVLQSRVAEAQQVTGVTLPSFYNPAAVNPMKYAQQIQKRKLLWANKEKNEPPATSTAKIWEATAFTQDQDGKMTAKFKRLMGIKNDSSDGAAAGPSRAVDDRQPESATDVLKKQQELFASLDQQYQVARATTHTQRGLGLGFGSANSSYPR, translated from the exons ATGGCGGGGCTAGTAGATTATGGCGTCGATAGCGATAGAGAAAGTAATGAGAGCCCCAACAATTCGAGTTCTTTTTCC GTGAGCCATAAAGGGACCGAAACGAAGCCTCTGCCTAACGACGCTTCTAAGAGGACAAAAGAAACCTCTTTCGACAAAGAATCCAGATCTTCAAAATCTGGGCACTCCAACGAG GTCCACAAGAGTAGTAGCTCTAGTTCAAAACACAAAGACATTGATCGGCATCACAAGCATAGAAAACAAAGCAGAAGCAGGAACAGAAGTAGGGACAGAAACAGTCACAGCAGGAAGCGGTCTAGATCCAAAGAGCGTAAGGAACACCACCGTGATGAAAG GAAAAAGCGATGTCGGTCTAAGTCTCGATCCAGATCTCGTTCTTCAAGTTTGAACAGAAAAGATCGAAAATCTTCTCGTCGAACTCGTAGCCAAGAAAGACGGGAAAAGAAAGCTG CTACGATAGCACGCATGGGATTGGATGTGACCAATGTTGCTGCAAGTTTAGCTATGCCTTCGTCCGAAAGTAAACATCCTTCGGTGACGAACTTGTCACCGATGAAACAAACTTCTCAATTTACCTCATCTGCTGCTGGATCATCGTCAGCAGTGTCATCAGCTGTTCAGGCTGCAGCCCAACAAGTACTGCAAAGCAGAGTAGCTGAGGCGCAACAAGTTACTGGCGTGACGTTGCCTTCCTTTTACAATCCAGCAGCGGTGAATCCCATGAAATACGCTCAGCAAATACAAAAGCGGAAACTGTTGTGGGCAAACAAG GAGAAAAATGAGCCACCCGCTACATCAACCGCTAAAATTTGGGAGGCAACGGCCTTCACGCAAGATCAAGATGGCAAAATGACTGCTAAGTTTAAACGGCTCATGGGCATAAAAAACGATTCATCAGACggag CAGCTGCTGGTCCGTCACGGGCAGTTGATGATCGACAACCCGAATCTGCAACTGATGTATTGAAGAAGCAGCAAGAGCTTTTCGCATCACTGGATCAACAATATCAGGTTGCCAGAGCGACAACACATACTCAGAGGGGTCTCGGTCTCGGTTTTGGTTCGGCGAATTCTTCGTATCCCCGCTGA
- the LOC116923652 gene encoding arginine/serine-rich coiled-coil protein 2 isoform X2, with translation MAGLVDYGVDSDRESNESPNNSSSFSVSHKGTETKPLPNDASKRTKETSFDKESRSSKSGHSNEVHKSSSSSSKHKDIDRHHKHRKQSRSRNRSRDRNSHSRKRSRSKERKEHHRDERKKRCRSKSRSRSRSSSLNRKDRKSSRRTRSQERREKKAATIARMGLDVTNVAASLAMPSSESKHPSVTNLSPMKQTSQFTSSAAGSSSAVSSAVQAAAQQVLQSRVAEAQQVTGVTLPSFYNPAAVNPMKYAQQIQKRKLLWANKEKNEPPATSTAKIWEATAFTQDQDGKMTAKFKRLMGIKNDSSDGAAGPSRAVDDRQPESATDVLKKQQELFASLDQQYQVARATTHTQRGLGLGFGSANSSYPR, from the exons ATGGCGGGGCTAGTAGATTATGGCGTCGATAGCGATAGAGAAAGTAATGAGAGCCCCAACAATTCGAGTTCTTTTTCC GTGAGCCATAAAGGGACCGAAACGAAGCCTCTGCCTAACGACGCTTCTAAGAGGACAAAAGAAACCTCTTTCGACAAAGAATCCAGATCTTCAAAATCTGGGCACTCCAACGAG GTCCACAAGAGTAGTAGCTCTAGTTCAAAACACAAAGACATTGATCGGCATCACAAGCATAGAAAACAAAGCAGAAGCAGGAACAGAAGTAGGGACAGAAACAGTCACAGCAGGAAGCGGTCTAGATCCAAAGAGCGTAAGGAACACCACCGTGATGAAAG GAAAAAGCGATGTCGGTCTAAGTCTCGATCCAGATCTCGTTCTTCAAGTTTGAACAGAAAAGATCGAAAATCTTCTCGTCGAACTCGTAGCCAAGAAAGACGGGAAAAGAAAGCTG CTACGATAGCACGCATGGGATTGGATGTGACCAATGTTGCTGCAAGTTTAGCTATGCCTTCGTCCGAAAGTAAACATCCTTCGGTGACGAACTTGTCACCGATGAAACAAACTTCTCAATTTACCTCATCTGCTGCTGGATCATCGTCAGCAGTGTCATCAGCTGTTCAGGCTGCAGCCCAACAAGTACTGCAAAGCAGAGTAGCTGAGGCGCAACAAGTTACTGGCGTGACGTTGCCTTCCTTTTACAATCCAGCAGCGGTGAATCCCATGAAATACGCTCAGCAAATACAAAAGCGGAAACTGTTGTGGGCAAACAAG GAGAAAAATGAGCCACCCGCTACATCAACCGCTAAAATTTGGGAGGCAACGGCCTTCACGCAAGATCAAGATGGCAAAATGACTGCTAAGTTTAAACGGCTCATGGGCATAAAAAACGATTCATCAGACggag CTGCTGGTCCGTCACGGGCAGTTGATGATCGACAACCCGAATCTGCAACTGATGTATTGAAGAAGCAGCAAGAGCTTTTCGCATCACTGGATCAACAATATCAGGTTGCCAGAGCGACAACACATACTCAGAGGGGTCTCGGTCTCGGTTTTGGTTCGGCGAATTCTTCGTATCCCCGCTGA